From Chryseobacterium sp. IHB B 17019, one genomic window encodes:
- a CDS encoding S9 family peptidase gives MKLKYSLLALAAPLLMNAQQVMTPEILWTLKKVGVQAVSPDQSSLIYKIGQVDLKTEKTKNENYLLNVLNNQSTKIDFGKKALIQWDKNGIYAQEGDKIFLSKDSGKTWAEFYTIGEADNVVISPDGKKIAFSKQVLVEKVMGKDKYSDTPKTTAQVYTDLNHRHWDYFNEGKYNHVFVVNTSDKVDTAKDLLEGKMWDSPQRPFGGAEDFIWSPDSSQLLYVTKPKSGKEYATSTNTDIFAYDLASGQTKNLTETNKGYDVNPKFSPDGKSLIWQSMARDGYEADKNDIKILDWKSGKTSNLTNGWDESVSGDVFWGGDSKTIYFTAAFRGTKQLFSLDPKNAKVQQITRGDFDVNEIFTDNKNSLLVGRTDVNHATDLFSVNLKNGEMKQVTEANKETYAKLSQGKSELKMVKTSDGKEMGVWFHYPPNFDPNKKYPTLVYCQGGPQSALTQFFSTRWNFALMAANGYIVVAPNRRGMPGWGTKWNEEISKDWGGQPMRDYLEATDYAKTLPYVDGERVAAVGASYGGYSVFMLAGIHENRFKTFIAHDGLFDMKSWYLTTEELWFANWDLGSPWEKPLPKAYTEFNPSNFVDKWNKPIMIVQGGIDFRVPYEQGQEAFQAAKLKGLKTKFVYFPNENHWVLHPQNGLVWQREFFDWLKETL, from the coding sequence TTCACCGGATCAGTCTTCGCTTATTTATAAAATAGGACAGGTAGATCTTAAAACAGAAAAAACAAAAAACGAGAACTATTTATTAAATGTTCTGAATAATCAATCCACAAAAATAGACTTTGGTAAAAAAGCTCTTATTCAGTGGGATAAAAATGGAATTTACGCTCAGGAAGGCGACAAAATTTTCCTTTCCAAAGACAGCGGAAAAACATGGGCAGAATTTTATACCATCGGTGAGGCTGACAATGTGGTAATTTCTCCGGACGGTAAAAAAATCGCTTTCAGCAAGCAGGTTTTGGTGGAAAAAGTAATGGGAAAAGACAAATATTCCGATACTCCGAAAACCACCGCACAAGTATATACAGACCTGAATCACAGACACTGGGATTATTTTAATGAAGGAAAATACAACCATGTTTTTGTGGTAAATACGTCAGATAAAGTAGATACTGCAAAAGATCTATTGGAAGGAAAAATGTGGGATTCTCCGCAAAGACCTTTTGGTGGCGCAGAAGATTTCATCTGGAGCCCGGATTCTTCACAGCTTTTATATGTCACAAAACCAAAAAGCGGTAAAGAATACGCAACCAGCACCAATACAGATATTTTCGCTTACGATTTAGCTTCTGGACAGACAAAAAACCTGACGGAAACGAATAAAGGTTACGATGTAAATCCAAAATTCAGTCCGGATGGAAAATCTCTGATCTGGCAAAGCATGGCTAGAGACGGCTATGAAGCAGATAAAAATGACATCAAAATCTTAGATTGGAAATCAGGAAAAACTTCAAATCTTACAAATGGTTGGGACGAAAGTGTTTCAGGAGATGTTTTCTGGGGCGGTGATTCAAAAACAATTTATTTTACGGCGGCTTTCAGAGGAACAAAACAATTATTTTCTTTAGATCCGAAAAATGCTAAAGTTCAGCAGATCACAAGAGGTGATTTTGACGTGAATGAAATTTTTACAGATAATAAGAATTCGCTTTTAGTAGGAAGAACTGATGTAAACCATGCCACAGATCTGTTCTCTGTAAACTTGAAAAACGGAGAAATGAAGCAGGTTACCGAAGCTAATAAAGAAACCTACGCCAAATTATCGCAAGGAAAATCTGAGCTTAAAATGGTAAAAACTTCGGACGGAAAAGAAATGGGCGTGTGGTTTCACTATCCTCCAAACTTCGACCCGAACAAAAAATATCCCACTTTAGTATATTGTCAGGGAGGTCCGCAATCTGCTTTGACTCAATTCTTTAGCACAAGATGGAACTTTGCGTTAATGGCAGCAAACGGCTACATCGTTGTAGCTCCAAACCGTCGCGGAATGCCGGGTTGGGGAACAAAATGGAACGAAGAAATTTCAAAAGACTGGGGCGGACAACCGATGAGAGATTATCTGGAGGCAACGGATTATGCGAAAACTTTACCGTATGTTGACGGAGAAAGAGTAGCGGCTGTTGGTGCAAGCTACGGTGGTTACAGCGTATTTATGCTGGCCGGAATTCACGAAAACAGATTCAAAACATTCATCGCCCACGATGGATTATTTGATATGAAATCATGGTATCTGACAACGGAAGAGCTTTGGTTTGCGAACTGGGATTTAGGCTCACCATGGGAAAAGCCGCTGCCAAAGGCTTATACAGAATTTAATCCAAGTAATTTTGTTGATAAATGGAACAAACCAATCATGATTGTTCAGGGCGGAATTGATTTCCGTGTACCTTACGAACAAGGTCAGGAAGCTTTCCAGGCAGCAAAATTAAAAGGTCTGAAAACAAAATTCGTCTATTTTCCGAATGAAAATCACTGGGTTCTCCACCCACAAAACGGTTTGGTTTGGCAAAGAGAATTCTTTGACTGGCTAAAAGAAACATTGTAA